The sequence below is a genomic window from Zhongshania aliphaticivorans.
TTTATTATTGTGCCCGCATTCAGACCACTTTAAACACCGCCAGGCCAAGATACCTATCGCGAGCCACATAAGCTGGCACGAAGCCCAACAGCAAGAAGATATCGCCCAGCAAGAAAATTGCGCTTATAACGCCCCCACAGGCTGATTTACTTTGCGGCCAATTATCACTAATTCGCGCCGATATTCAAGGATTGTGGCTGTATCTACCAAAACTGCCGCATAAACAACATGCGGCACTCAGGCTCTGCACCCAGCAACACTCGATTTAACGCCCGTAGGTTTGCTGTAAATAAGCGAGGATATCGGTCGACTCGAACATCCCAACGCCGGTATTGATATCGACTAAGTAAGGCACCTGAGAACGGCCAGTTAACTCGTTCAGTCGAATGCGATTTGGGCTGCTAATGGGTGCGTCGGGGAAAAACTTGGCCCGCACCAAAGGCGGCCCCATTTCTTGCCAGCGCGACTTGGCAAAATTACGCAGGCGATACGGGATTTCTAACTCGCACAGCAATTCACGCACCGGCCGCGAATAAGGGCTAGATTCAAAACTGTAGAGTTCAAGAGGCTGAGTCGGGGCCTCAGCATTTTTCGCATACATTCCACGCGCGCGACCAACAGAGCGGTACGCTGTGGCCAACATGGAGCTGGCGACGGCTACCTGCCTGCCAAGCCCTTTAGCGCCAGCCACTTTACCGCCACCATAATATTGATAAAGGTGGGCGATAATATCCGCTGACTCGACTATCGCGTCGCCCGTATTGGGATCGACCAACAACGGAAATTGACTAACACCGCTAATATCGAGCGCGGCAGGACGAAAGCGCATACCACCTTTAGGGCAGGGGTAAATCATGGCATCAATATCTAATTCACACAGTACTTCCCGCACTAGGCGGCAATACGGGCAGCCTTCAATATCGTAGAGCTCAAGTAGCTTTTCCGGCTGTTTCGCACGGCGTGAAAATGCCGTGGTGCCCCGCCAGGCACGGACGCTGCTGGCGAGAATAGAAGTCGTAAAATCAAGCGCATTCATAGCTAGAGATCCTAGGCAAATACATTAAGTTAGCACAAGACCAATATGGCTGTGACGGATACCCCGCGCTCAAAGATTCAATGCGATGCGCACATTATCGCTAGTCGGGGTGGGTGATAGTAAATGGAATTACTCAGAGAAATCTGGGGTCAAGGTGTAGGCCTTTTCCGCAGAAGATTCATAGCGCCACTCTTCGGTATCGCTATTGCGGTCATCTCGCTCATTGTAACGCGGCGCGGTAACCGCCATCGGCGGACTGCGATCAAGGCTGCGACCATTTTCTACATTAAGCTGTTTGTCTCGCTTAATAGCCGCAACAACCGTTCCAGTCACTAGATCAAAAATTTCGGTGCGATCATCGCGATCAAATAAGTCGCCTTTCTCGGTAGAGCCAATGGTCGCGACTGTGCGACCGGTAATAAAGTCCTGGAAGGATATCCCCAGCATAATACGCTCACTGCTGCCGCTAACCGACAATTGAACGCCAAGCGTACGCTTTTTTGCCTCATAGGGCAGATTCTCAATTTCTTTAGAACCCACCACGGCCATATTGTAGGCGCCAATCATATTGCCAAATTCAAGGTCCATACCGTATATCGCGCTATTGGTATCGCGCTCGATAACAACATAATCGTAATTGGCAAAACTGAATCCATTTGAATACACCACGGTTTCGTTACTTGCGCAGGCAAATAAAAACAAGGTGGCGAATATTAACGGGAAAATGGATTTCATTACGGTTCCTTTTACATCCGATTTCTACACAAACACGGGGCTTTTAACTCGATACCTACCAAGCAATCCTTGCGCTAGGCACCGTAGCGAAGCACATAGCATTCCAAAATTCTATGGCACTTATCTTTCTTGAGGAATTCTGGCGGCGCCAAGTTTACTACGATCTCCCGCTGTATCGTAGCCCTAGGCTAAAATTGCGGACAAGGACAAGCCGTGCCGGGGCCTCGCCATTACCAAGGACAAATATTAATACTAGGGAATACAGCAAGTTAAGACTTAGAAGCACTGCGCATTTTTTGCCAGACCTAGCGCTGCTCGCGCATGATAATTAAGCGCAGCAAGCCGAGTCAGACCCCACGCGCATACGCAATGGCGACGATAGTTCATGTCTCAGCATTGCGCATTAAACACCACGCCGGTATTCCGCAGCACAATTACAGCGCGACCAAACAACAAAAAAGGCGCCCGCAGGCGCCTTAGTCATTTACCTTTGGTGCAATAAACTACAGGCCACCCTCGACATTATCTGACTGCACAAAGACAAAGCCGACGCCATCGCCAGCATTAGTATCAATTGCATCGCGAAAGCCCGAGCCGCCCGCTGCCGCGGTACCATGACCATTGCGTACGCCGGCATAAGAAAAGCTCTGATCTAAAGAACCAATCGCCTCAGCAGTATCTTCCATTTCGGCCAATAAAGAGTCGCGCAGCGTGGTCATCCCAACAGTCACACCAGCGACCATAATAGAACTCATCAGCGTTAATTCAGCGGCAAGGACAAAACCGCCCTGCTTGCGCTTTAACGCCCCCTTAGAGGTGAAACCTTCATTCAATTTTTTCATTGATTTGCCTCAAACTATTTGCATTACAACACAGGTAATGTAAATGCGGGCCCAGCACCCTGCCAGCCAGCCCTTTGCTGCCATTGCCACTCGGCAATACGCGCGCATTATTAAAAGGTGGAATATCCGTATTACACAGACTAGTCAAAACGAGCTATAACATTTAGAACTTACGTATTTATATCGCTCACCAGAACACTAACGAAATTGCTTAGTTTTCTCGATACGTATCAATACGCACTGTGAATTGATACGCATTTTGACAATCCTAAATTGCATATCAATTCAAGAAAACCGCCAGCGATACCCCACTTAAACCCTCACTGCCGAGCCAATAAATAGACCGCCAAGGCTTCACGGTCAGATGCGCTCAATGGAAATACTGGCATTGGTGGTGTTGGCGCTGTAAAAAATGCGGCTAATTCAGCGACGGTATACCGCTCAGCTAAGCCCACTAATGGAATAGCCGATTCAGTTTTGCCGCTCATATGGCAACTACTGCAGGGGTGACTCCGGTACACAATTTCCCCGCGCGCAAGCAAGTCGCGGCGCTGTTCGCCAGTATACGATGCCAAGCCACTGTCTCTGCGGCCCTGCGGTGGCGGCGCTAATGCCTCTGGCGCAAGGGCCGGCGCACCATCCTCGCCAATCGCAACACGATAGATTGAGCCTGAATAGTCATCTGATATAAAAATAGTGCCATCGCGATCTTCAGTAATATCCACTGGACGCCCCAGCAAAGTATCACCCTGCAAGAAGCCACTTAAAAAGTCCTTTTCAACAATACTGCCATCGGCCTGCCAGTGCAGCGACACAACTTTATAGCCATCGGCAACGCTGCGATTCCACGAGCCGTGCAGGGCAACGAGCGCCGCTCGCTCAAAACCAGCAACCGCACTACGGCGTAAGAACCGAAGGCCCAGTGGCGCATTGTGCGCCCGGAATTCATGACTCGGCGGAATATTCTGCGCGACAGCGCTGGCGTTCAACTCGCCAAGATCAGGGTCTGGTGTACTCGCGTTCACATAGGGCCAGCCGTAAAAGCCTCCCTCCTCTATTCGATTCAATTCACAGGGGGGAATATCATCGCCAAGCAAGTCGCGACCATTATCCGTCGCGTACAGGCTATTATCCCAAGGCGCCCAGTCGAGGCCGACGCTATTTCGCAAACCGCTGGCGTATATCGAGAACTCACTGCCGTCTGGCCGAAAACGCATTATAGTGGCGCGCTGCTGATCCACTTCCTCGCAGACATTACAGGTAGAGCCTGCGCTAAGGTATAGCCAGCCATCGCTGGAGGCGCGAACCGTCTTCGTCCAGTGGTTACCCTTGTCCCCCAAACCCGAGACAATACGCTGGTAATCTCCAGAAACCGCGCCGTCAGTGCTATTAAACGCAATTTTCCCAACACCGTCGGACTCCGCCACATACAGCCAGCTTCCGGCAATATCCAAACCGTGGGGGCGCGTTAAGCCCGCCAACAGCACCCGCTGCCCATCTGGCAGGCCGTCGCCATTGCCGTCGCGCTCCAGCAAAAGTATTTCGCCGCTACGCGGCCGACTGACCAGTAGATCCCCTGAATCGGTCACCTTCAAAAAGCGGATTTTCCCCAAGCCAGTGGCATAAAGGCTCACACTAAAGCCGTCGGCCACCTCTAGGCGCTGCTTTACCCCGCTGGCGCTGGGCGCTTCTCCGCCATAGCCAAACACCATATTGAGCATCACTTTTGAGGTAGTGCCCCAGCCCGCTGGGCCGAACTGAATAAGCAACAGCGGCGTAATAATGACCAGACCAAGGATCACCGCTACGGTGAAGAATAATCGCTTAAACATTTTCATCGCTCAATTGCCCTGTTGTGGTATTTCAAGAGACAAGCAAACCCACCGTATACAAGACAATCACGCCAGTACAGGGGTCACTAAGTAAAAAAATTGTTATACTGTCGCTTAAATTTTCAAGCCCGAAAACCAATAAATAGAGATAATCAGCCATGATGAATATGGGAAGCAGCGACGGCGAAAAATGCCCTTTTGACTTAAATTTTGATCCGGACACCTTTAAACCCGGCGATCTCGTTAGCTACCGAGTCGACGGCAGTATGCGTGACATGCCCTTTGTTGGCGTATTAGTCGAAGTCCACGACGACTACGTGATGCTCGGTCATTGCGGCGCCGACAACAAGCCCGATGGCAACATAATGCGCGGCACCAGAACCGACCGCCCCCTTGTGAGCGAAGCCGACGCGCTAGCCTAAGCAACGGCATGGGTGCTTACAATTACCCGTCAAGCACCCCCGTTTTTAGCCTATTTAAGCGCCAACGCACTCCCCTCAAAACGAATGCCAGCCCAATCGCTGCGCATAAAATTACGGATATTGGCGTGGTCGTCACCGTCCGGATTCGCCAGCACGTCCTTAGTGTAAAAATCCCCGAAGGCATTCAACGTCGCTTGCGCGCTTAGTTGGTGTAAGGCGCCAAACGCGAAAATTTTACACGAGCCATTGTTCGTTCCCGCTTCATTATACTGCTCACCATTTTGAAAGGCCGTCGGCGTAAACGTGTAGTTGTCGTCGATTACCGCCATTACCTCAGTAAATGCCAGTGGCTGTTGCGCCAAGCGTTCAATCAGTTCTGCTATTGTCATCTTTAATCCTCTTTTTAACGCTGGGCATTATAGATTACTTTCAGTGTTAACATTGCGGGTACTGTATCTATACTCCCCCGGTGTTAGTCCACTCCAGCGTTTGAATGCATGACTAAAATTAGCCGCCTCACTGTAACCAAGCTTTTCAGCCACCTGATCGAGCCGCAAACTGTCATCAGCAAGAAATTGCTGAGCCAACTCTAAGCGCAGCTTCTGGCTTAGCGCGCGATAACTCGTGCCCTCATGCTGTAACTGCCGGCGCAGCGTTCGCTCCGGCAGGCTCAACGCGTCGGCAACCACCTGAATACCTTGAAATGCGGTGTCCGCAATTGCCCGCTCAACGCGGTGCGTAAAGCTGCGTTCGCCGTGCTGCCGGGCAATGAGTTCACGGCATTGCCGAACGCAGGCCGACCACGTCACCGCGTTAGACTGAGGCAGGGCAATCTGCAATATCTCGCTCGATAAGGTCGCACGAGTGCGGCGCGCATTGAATACCACTGGGCAACCAACCATACGTTCAATTTCTTTGGCATGCGCAGGCGCGGGGATTGCCACCTCCAAAGATAGCAGCGGTATTTTCTGAGCGGCCGCCTCTGTCGCAATAACCAGGGTCACAATCAGGTCCCGCTCGACCACAAAATTGCGCACCGCACCAGCAGGGTAGTGATCGCGCAACGCCAAACTCGCTACGGTCCCGTCAATGCTTAATTCCAAACCGACAAAGCTGTGGGTTAGCTCAATAAACTCCTGTGCAATTTGAAAAGCCTGCAGCAAATTTTCACTGCAGATTAGGGCTAAGCCCCAAATACCAAAAACGCCAAAGTGATAACGTCGCCCCACCAGATAGGCAAGATCCGGCCGAGGATTCGCGGCGAGCGCCGCTTCAATAAAGGCGAGCTCTTGCTCTGAGCGAATCAAATAACCTGGGGTTTCTAGCTGACTCCGACTTAGACCGGTTCTTAAACTGGCCGCCTCGTAATCTAGCCCTAGCTCCTCAAGGGTTTGGCACAAGATTAAGAGCCCCAGTGCGGGTCGCTGCCCAGTGTGTGATGCGGTCGAATGATTGTTATTTTTATCCATAATGGCCGAAATTAACAATAATCACGGTCAGTAGCAACATTTAACTCGCCACACCCTAGGCGTACTGTAAGAAGTCAGTGCGTGCACTGAGCAAACGCCATAACCCAATATAAGCCCCATAATAAGGACGATAACGATGGCAACGACAATATCGCGATTTTCAATTACTGACCTTACTCAGCGGTTTCGCTGGCTGTGGATGATAAATGCCTTTTTTATGCCGTGGCTCGCCTTGATCGGAATCATTCCCGCACTAAAAACCGGTAATAGCGCGTGGCTGGCCCTCGGCTTTATTATTTTTTATGTCGCCATTCCCGTGCTTGACTATGTTTCTGGCCAAGATCCCAACAACCACGATGAAGCTGATGTACCCGCCTTAGATGCGGACAATTACTTTCGCTGGGCCTTATTTGTCGCTTTGGCGGGCACGCTTGTGGTGTGGTTTAGCGCCATTGCCTATGCGTGGTATGCACAGCTATCAATCCTAGGGCTGGCTGCCCTTGCATTATCGTGTATGGGCTTGGGCGGCGCATTTTTAAACCTTGGCCACGAATTAGGCCACAAAAAAAATCGGCCGGAACGCTGGGCAGCCAGTCTTGCTCTCGGCATTGCCGCACTCCCCCATTTCAGCGTTGAGCATAATCGCGGCCACCACCGCGATGTCGCCACGCCCAACGATCACGCCTCTTCACGATTAGGTGAAAACTTTTACCGCTTTATGCTGAGAGAAATGCCTGGCACCTGGCTGCGAGGCTGGCGCTTAGAAGCCGAGCGCCTGCATTCAAAAGGCCTGTCGTTCTGGTCAAGCAAAAATGAAATACTGCCCGGCGCCATCATCACTTTTGTGTTTTTTGCGACGGTAGGCCTGTTATGCGGACCGACAATATTAGCCTTTGTCATGATCACTAGCCTGCTAGGACATACCAATTTAACCGCGGCAAACTATGTGGAGCACTACGGTCTACTGCGGCAAAAGCTGGACAATGGCCGCTACGAAACGCCACAACCGCAGCACTCTTGGAACCAAAACTCACTTATTTCTAACTTAATCACCTTTCAGCTTCAGCGCCATTCGGACCATCACGCCCACCCCAGCCGTCGCTATCAGTGCTTAAGACACTTCGAGAATGTGCCGCAGCTCCCCGCCGGCTATTACGCCATGTTTCTGCTCGCTTATATTCCACCGCTTTGGTTCCGAGTTATGGATAAAAAAGTACTCAACTGGGCGGAACACGATATCGACCGCATCAACGTTTTAGCCGGTAAGCGCGACTATTATCAGCATAAAATCACAGTGGCTGCGCAGGGCTAAATGTCGGCGCAAAAAAATGGCGGCCTATTTCAGCCGCCACATCCTTCCGTCTTTGAGTTGTCGTAAGCAAAGATCTTAGTGGCCCTGACTCACTCTAACCCGGGTATTCCACGATTGATTAGCATGACGGTCATCATTGCGATACTTCTTACCGTTATGGTCATCCCGACCATAACGATCGTGCTTATCATGCTTCTTAGCGTATTTGTTACTGTGCTTGCCGCCGTGGTGTTGCTCTACGTACTTCGGGTGCTTGCCGTAATAGCTTGAATGACGATCTCGGGTATATTGATTTTGGTAATACACATGCGCGTTACCATAGCGATGATGATCGTTACGTCGATATTCGACATGGTGTCCACAATGGCGGTCGTGAACATGGGCATGGCGCTTAGCGTACTTTCTCTCTGATTTGTGGGCGTCGTGGGCGGCATACAAGACTGCAGCGCCAATTAACACCGCGGCAGCTGTCTCCGCATGCTCAGCGTGAGCTTGCTTAGGCGTCACGGCAACCGCGACCGCAAGCAAGGCGGTGAGCAGCAGGTTACGGATTACACCGGGGTGTTCTACTTTTAGTGCCGTTGTATTTGTCATCATCAGTTCCTCCTGAATGTGCTTGTAAGGTATCAGGAGCTAGCTGAACGAAAGCTGAAGACCATGCGCAATCATAAAAAAAGGGCCGCCGTATGCCACGGCAGCCCTTTTCATTGGCTGGTATTGCCTTCAACCACTCTGAGATTCACAGCGCGTAAGTGCTTTTGAACGCGCTTGCGCAAAGCCCTGCAGCGGGAAGTTATCGCCCGTCACGGTGAAATACTGCGCGACGTCAGACGAGGTCATCATTAAATTGACGGAGCCAGCCGCTGTCATGAGCGCCAATAGCTCTGGGTTAGCAAAGGAATGACCAAATATTACTTGATGCTGATTACCCTTCAGCGGGCGGATCGAAATAACCTCAAGGGGGATATCCAAGGCGACGCCATCAAAATCCGCTGCGAGGGAAACCTTTTGACCGGCGAGCGACCAAATATTTGCGCTGTCGCTTGCCCAGCTAATGTACAGCTCATCAGCGCCACAGGTATTACTGTGTTTTAGCAAGCCAAATTGATTTGCACTGCCCTTTTGGCCATGCACACTGTAACCGGTCGACTTGGAGATTGCCTCTAACTCCCAGCCCGATGATGCATTCACCTGCACGCCAAAAGACAATACAACGGAGGCGACACCTACAGATACTAATTTACGAATAGTCATTACATCCACCTTATACTTTGCTACGTGTTTACCTTTGCTAGGGGTGCATTTAGCTATTAAAGTGGTTTGCATGCTATACGTAATATTCCTTTGCGAGATGTCAGTCACATTTCTAATGACGCAATTTAGCTTTTAAATTAAAAACTTACAACTCAATTCAATAATGAGGTTTCGCGCCCACCAATGGCAGCGCCCATTGCCGGGTCATGCTTGGCACCGCGCAATAGGAAGATTTCGACCCGCCGATTACGCGCTCGGCCTTCAGCCGTCTCATTGTCCGCAAGAGGCCTTGTTGCGGCGTGGGCCATAACCCGAAAGCGCTCATTCGGCTGACTGCTGGCCTCGATAATGCCCCGCAGAACGGTAGTCGCCCTTGCCGACGACAAATCCCAATTTGAATAATAGCGCTCGGTATGGATCGGCACGGTGTCGGTGTGTCCGGCAACCACAATCTCGCCCTTAATTTCATTTAGCAGGGTCCCTAATTTAGCCAGCACAGGCTCAAACCCCGGCGACAGATCGGCGCTTCCTGATGAGAACGAACCGCGCTCACGAATCCGAATTATAATGACTCGCTCACCGTCATCAACCACCTCAACAAGGCCTTCGCTGATTTCCACGGCAAGATGCGCTTTTACTTTTTCAAGGTCGTCATTCAGCGCCTCGTCGGCCTCAACCTTTACAAAGTCGCGCATTTCACGAATAGCTTCTTGGCGAACTTGATTTTCAGCGGTGGGTTTCGGCGCGCCAGGGCTGAACTCCCGGGCAATCATGCTGGTTCCTATCGGTGGTTTAAATGCAGGTATTTCCCGCTGCACCCCGAAAGCGTCCTTCATTGACCCCGACAATTCCTTAAACTTCTGCTTATCCATTTCTGAGAATGAAAACAGCAGAACAAAGAAGGCCAGTAGCAGCGACATCAAATCCGCAAAGGTGAGCACCCAAGCGGGCGCGCCAGCAGATACCTTCTTCGGCGCATCGTCCAGGTTCACTTAGGCTTCCTCAGGCTTGGGTTCGACTTCACGCTTATTGTCTGGCAAATAGGTTTGCAGCAAGGACTCCAGTACCCGAGGATTTATCCCTTCTTGTATGCCATCAACCGCCTCTAAAATCAGATGCCGATTACGACGTTCCTCGGCGGTGCGAAATGCCATTTTCTCGGCCATTGGCAGCGCCACCACATTTGCCAAAACGGCGCCGTAGAGCGTTGTTAACAAGGCCACGGCCATTGCCGGGCCCAGCGCCTTGGGGTCAGACATATTGGACATCATTTGCACTAGACCAACCAAGGTACCGATCATGCCCATGGCGGGCGCCGACTCGCCAAAGCCTTTAAAAACCGCCTCGCCCATTTCATGACGCTCAATAGTTTGGCTAATCTCCTTATTCAACACCCGGCGCACAAATTCAGGGTCGTGGCCGTCAATCGCCATCTGCACACCCTTATTGAGAAACTCATTGCTGATCTCTAGTGACTCCAAACCCAGCAAACCCTCTTTGCGAGCAACCCCGGCCATCGACATACACTCGGCAATAAGATCTTCAGAACTGGTGGGTTTGTGCACAAACGCCCGCGACGCCACCTTAAATGCGCCCATCGTTTGA
It includes:
- the pomA gene encoding flagellar motor protein PomA, translated to MDIATLLGMLGALGVIVTAIVMGGSASGFIDTPSLLIVVGGGLLANLVKFPLDQTMGAFKVASRAFVHKPTSSEDLIAECMSMAGVARKEGLLGLESLEISNEFLNKGVQMAIDGHDPEFVRRVLNKEISQTIERHEMGEAVFKGFGESAPAMGMIGTLVGLVQMMSNMSDPKALGPAMAVALLTTLYGAVLANVVALPMAEKMAFRTAEERRNRHLILEAVDGIQEGINPRVLESLLQTYLPDNKREVEPKPEEA
- a CDS encoding AraC family transcriptional regulator encodes the protein MDKNNNHSTASHTGQRPALGLLILCQTLEELGLDYEAASLRTGLSRSQLETPGYLIRSEQELAFIEAALAANPRPDLAYLVGRRYHFGVFGIWGLALICSENLLQAFQIAQEFIELTHSFVGLELSIDGTVASLALRDHYPAGAVRNFVVERDLIVTLVIATEAAAQKIPLLSLEVAIPAPAHAKEIERMVGCPVVFNARRTRATLSSEILQIALPQSNAVTWSACVRQCRELIARQHGERSFTHRVERAIADTAFQGIQVVADALSLPERTLRRQLQHEGTSYRALSQKLRLELAQQFLADDSLRLDQVAEKLGYSEAANFSHAFKRWSGLTPGEYRYSTRNVNTESNL
- a CDS encoding flagellar motor protein MotB codes for the protein MNLDDAPKKVSAGAPAWVLTFADLMSLLLAFFVLLFSFSEMDKQKFKELSGSMKDAFGVQREIPAFKPPIGTSMIAREFSPGAPKPTAENQVRQEAIREMRDFVKVEADEALNDDLEKVKAHLAVEISEGLVEVVDDGERVIIIRIRERGSFSSGSADLSPGFEPVLAKLGTLLNEIKGEIVVAGHTDTVPIHTERYYSNWDLSSARATTVLRGIIEASSQPNERFRVMAHAATRPLADNETAEGRARNRRVEIFLLRGAKHDPAMGAAIGGRETSLLN
- a CDS encoding glutathione S-transferase N-terminal domain-containing protein; protein product: MNALDFTTSILASSVRAWRGTTAFSRRAKQPEKLLELYDIEGCPYCRLVREVLCELDIDAMIYPCPKGGMRFRPAALDISGVSQFPLLVDPNTGDAIVESADIIAHLYQYYGGGKVAGAKGLGRQVAVASSMLATAYRSVGRARGMYAKNAEAPTQPLELYSFESSPYSRPVRELLCELEIPYRLRNFAKSRWQEMGPPLVRAKFFPDAPISSPNRIRLNELTGRSQVPYLVDINTGVGMFESTDILAYLQQTYGR
- a CDS encoding HopJ type III effector protein — its product is MTIAELIERLAQQPLAFTEVMAVIDDNYTFTPTAFQNGEQYNEAGTNNGSCKIFAFGALHQLSAQATLNAFGDFYTKDVLANPDGDDHANIRNFMRSDWAGIRFEGSALALK
- a CDS encoding PQQ-dependent sugar dehydrogenase — translated: MFKRLFFTVAVILGLVIITPLLLIQFGPAGWGTTSKVMLNMVFGYGGEAPSASGVKQRLEVADGFSVSLYATGLGKIRFLKVTDSGDLLVSRPRSGEILLLERDGNGDGLPDGQRVLLAGLTRPHGLDIAGSWLYVAESDGVGKIAFNSTDGAVSGDYQRIVSGLGDKGNHWTKTVRASSDGWLYLSAGSTCNVCEEVDQQRATIMRFRPDGSEFSIYASGLRNSVGLDWAPWDNSLYATDNGRDLLGDDIPPCELNRIEEGGFYGWPYVNASTPDPDLGELNASAVAQNIPPSHEFRAHNAPLGLRFLRRSAVAGFERAALVALHGSWNRSVADGYKVVSLHWQADGSIVEKDFLSGFLQGDTLLGRPVDITEDRDGTIFISDDYSGSIYRVAIGEDGAPALAPEALAPPPQGRRDSGLASYTGEQRRDLLARGEIVYRSHPCSSCHMSGKTESAIPLVGLAERYTVAELAAFFTAPTPPMPVFPLSASDREALAVYLLARQ
- a CDS encoding alkane 1-monooxygenase translates to MATTISRFSITDLTQRFRWLWMINAFFMPWLALIGIIPALKTGNSAWLALGFIIFYVAIPVLDYVSGQDPNNHDEADVPALDADNYFRWALFVALAGTLVVWFSAIAYAWYAQLSILGLAALALSCMGLGGAFLNLGHELGHKKNRPERWAASLALGIAALPHFSVEHNRGHHRDVATPNDHASSRLGENFYRFMLREMPGTWLRGWRLEAERLHSKGLSFWSSKNEILPGAIITFVFFATVGLLCGPTILAFVMITSLLGHTNLTAANYVEHYGLLRQKLDNGRYETPQPQHSWNQNSLISNLITFQLQRHSDHHAHPSRRYQCLRHFENVPQLPAGYYAMFLLAYIPPLWFRVMDKKVLNWAEHDIDRINVLAGKRDYYQHKITVAAQG